From the Streptomyces sp. KMM 9044 genome, one window contains:
- a CDS encoding MarR family winged helix-turn-helix transcriptional regulator, which translates to MARDTRITTAEQAANDQLVLAFGWLQGSANRLEYILGRAVEEECGISHLMFEVLLILGRAGEPGMSMRAIAQERVLTTGGVTRLVDRMEAAGLVARAENPGDRRGRLVRLTRLGEETVVRAARLHVENVRRYLLDPLPAERREQFARDLRTLSMSARDALPRLR; encoded by the coding sequence GTGGCACGGGACACGCGGATCACGACGGCCGAGCAGGCGGCGAACGACCAGTTGGTGTTGGCGTTTGGCTGGTTGCAAGGGTCCGCGAACCGGCTGGAGTACATCCTGGGGCGAGCCGTCGAGGAGGAGTGCGGGATCTCTCACCTGATGTTCGAGGTGCTGCTGATTCTGGGCCGGGCAGGAGAGCCGGGGATGTCGATGCGGGCCATCGCGCAGGAGCGGGTCCTCACCACGGGCGGCGTGACCCGGCTGGTGGACCGGATGGAGGCGGCGGGTCTGGTGGCTCGCGCCGAGAATCCGGGCGATCGCCGGGGACGGCTGGTCAGACTGACCCGGCTCGGGGAGGAGACCGTGGTGCGGGCCGCCCGTCTCCACGTGGAGAACGTGCGGCGGTACCTCCTCGACCCGCTGCCCGCGGAGCGGCGGGAGCAGTTCGCACGCGATCTGCGGACGCTGAGCATGTCTGCGCGCGACGCACTGCCCCGTCTGCGGTGA
- a CDS encoding shikimate kinase: MGVGKSTVGRLLAGRLGVGFRDTDDDVVAVRGRSIEEIFANEGEGVFRTLEKEAVGRALAEHEGVLALGGGAVLDGDTRGLLAGAPVVYLAMDVQEAIRRTGLHVARPLLAVAPGRQWRALMRARRHLYEEVATAVVATDGRSPDEVARAVLDALDDSLVA, translated from the coding sequence ATGGGCGTGGGCAAGTCCACCGTCGGACGGCTGCTGGCCGGCCGGCTGGGCGTCGGCTTCCGGGACACCGACGACGACGTCGTCGCCGTTCGGGGCCGCAGCATCGAGGAGATCTTCGCGAACGAGGGCGAGGGTGTCTTCCGGACGCTGGAGAAGGAGGCGGTCGGACGGGCGCTGGCCGAGCACGAGGGGGTTCTGGCTCTGGGCGGGGGTGCGGTCCTGGACGGGGACACGCGCGGGCTGCTGGCCGGAGCGCCGGTGGTCTACCTCGCGATGGACGTGCAGGAGGCAATCCGGCGTACGGGGCTGCACGTGGCCCGGCCGCTGCTGGCGGTCGCCCCGGGCAGGCAGTGGCGCGCGTTGATGCGGGCGCGGCGGCACCTGTACGAGGAGGTCGCCACGGCCGTCGTCGCGACCGACGGCCGGTCGCCGGACGAGGTCGCCCGGGCCGTCCTGGACGCACTCGACGACTCCCTGGTCGCGTAA
- the aroC gene encoding chorismate synthase has translation MSRLRWLTAGESHGPALVATLEGLPSGVPITTETVADHLGRRRLGYRRGARMRFERDEVTFLGGVRHGLTLGSPVAITVGNTEWPKWERVMAADPVDPPVPAGQGRGAPLTRPRPGHADLAGMQKYGFDEARPVLERASARETAARVALGAVARSYLKETTGIEIVSHVVELGSARAPAGVCPTPADVARLDADPVRCLDADASKAMVAGIDRARRDGDTLGGVVEVLAYDVPVGLGSHVHWDRRLDARLAGALMGIQAIKGVEVGDGFGLARVPGSRAHDEIVGTSGGIRRVSGRSGGTEGGLSTGEPLRVRAAMKPIATVPRALRTVDVTTGEAARAHHQRSDVSAVPAAGIVAEAMVALVLADAVAEKFGGDSVAETRRNVRSYLGHLAVR, from the coding sequence TTGAGCAGGCTGCGTTGGCTGACCGCGGGTGAGTCCCATGGTCCGGCACTTGTGGCGACGCTGGAGGGGCTGCCCTCCGGTGTGCCGATCACCACGGAGACGGTCGCGGATCATCTGGGGCGGCGTCGGCTCGGGTACAGGCGTGGTGCGCGGATGAGGTTCGAGCGGGACGAGGTCACGTTCCTGGGGGGTGTCCGGCACGGGCTGACGCTCGGCTCCCCGGTCGCGATCACGGTGGGGAACACGGAGTGGCCGAAGTGGGAGCGGGTGATGGCGGCCGACCCGGTGGATCCACCGGTGCCGGCCGGGCAGGGCCGCGGTGCGCCGCTGACCCGGCCGCGTCCGGGGCACGCGGATCTGGCGGGGATGCAGAAGTACGGGTTCGACGAGGCACGGCCGGTTCTGGAGCGGGCGTCGGCGCGGGAGACGGCGGCGCGGGTGGCTCTGGGGGCGGTGGCGCGGTCGTATCTGAAGGAGACGACCGGCATCGAGATCGTCAGCCATGTGGTGGAACTGGGGTCGGCGCGGGCGCCGGCCGGGGTGTGCCCGACTCCGGCCGACGTGGCGCGGCTGGACGCGGATCCGGTGCGCTGTCTGGACGCGGACGCGTCGAAGGCGATGGTCGCCGGGATCGACCGGGCGCGCAGGGACGGCGACACCCTGGGCGGCGTGGTCGAGGTGCTGGCCTACGACGTTCCGGTCGGCCTCGGCTCCCATGTGCACTGGGACCGCAGACTGGACGCGCGGCTGGCCGGTGCGCTCATGGGCATCCAGGCGATCAAGGGCGTTGAGGTCGGTGACGGGTTCGGGCTGGCACGGGTGCCGGGTTCGAGGGCGCACGACGAGATCGTGGGCACGTCCGGGGGCATCCGGCGGGTGTCGGGGCGCTCGGGTGGTACGGAGGGCGGTCTGTCGACGGGTGAGCCGCTGCGGGTGAGGGCGGCGATGAAACCGATCGCGACGGTGCCGCGGGCGCTGAGGACGGTGGATGTGACCACCGGTGAGGCGGCCCGGGCGCACCACCAGCGCTCGGACGTCTCCGCGGTACCGGCGGCCGGGATCGTCGCGGAGGCGATGGTGGCGCTGGTGCTGGCGGACGCGGTGGCGGAGAAGTTCGGCGGTGACAGTGTCGCGGAGACCCGGCGCAACGTCCGCTCCTACCTCGGCCATCTGGCCGTCCGGTGA
- a CDS encoding CmcJ/NvfI family oxidoreductase, with translation MSLLEAQLGKASADHRWLYFSGMTADEVILFKGFDSDSSRATGVMHTAFDDPTAQGGSPRASIESRFFAFFD, from the coding sequence ATGAGCCTGCTGGAGGCCCAGTTGGGCAAGGCGTCCGCGGACCACCGCTGGCTCTACTTCTCGGGCATGACCGCCGACGAGGTGATCCTCTTCAAGGGGTTCGACTCCGACTCCTCCCGGGCCACAGGCGTCATGCACACCGCGTTCGACGACCCGACCGCCCAGGGCGGCTCCCCGCGCGCGAGCATCGAGTCCCGTTTCTTCGCCTTCTTCGACTGA
- a CDS encoding CmcJ/NvfI family oxidoreductase gives MSSTATRQHASVKAEVNYAGEIEGRALFDAADPSRTNLAFVPHTVEIHDARPFQDELSLDREGFQLVRHTSSVVHSTDLAVLDRVYHQEMAELVKRVTGAREVIVQRSGLVLRTSERAEERVGTTPARFAHLDYTQTSAEQFREAVLTAEDIEPAPYRRYAIYQAWRATSTPPHDSVLALVDATTVGGEDTRLSTASSARRARP, from the coding sequence ATGTCCAGCACGGCCACCCGTCAGCACGCGTCCGTGAAGGCTGAGGTCAATTACGCGGGCGAGATAGAGGGGCGCGCCCTCTTCGACGCCGCGGACCCGTCCCGGACCAATCTGGCCTTCGTGCCGCACACCGTCGAGATCCATGACGCCCGCCCCTTCCAGGACGAACTGAGCCTGGACCGCGAGGGTTTCCAGCTGGTCCGGCACACCAGCTCGGTGGTCCACTCCACCGACCTCGCGGTGCTGGACCGCGTGTACCACCAGGAGATGGCCGAGCTGGTCAAGCGGGTGACCGGCGCACGCGAGGTGATCGTCCAGCGCAGCGGTCTGGTGCTGCGCACCAGCGAGCGCGCAGAGGAGCGGGTCGGCACGACACCGGCCCGCTTCGCGCACCTGGACTACACGCAGACATCGGCCGAGCAGTTCCGCGAGGCCGTCCTGACGGCCGAGGACATCGAGCCGGCACCGTACCGCCGCTACGCCATCTACCAGGCATGGCGTGCCACTTCCACTCCACCGCACGACAGCGTGCTGGCACTGGTCGACGCGACCACGGTCGGCGGGGAGGACACGCGCCTTTCTACGGCGTCTTCGGCCCGGAGGGCGCGCCCATGA
- a CDS encoding HARBI1 family protein, producing MPTSVTYTAVLDVRRSTAEHLAGLLRDHRIVARTRKGRRALGCFKQAVLVLRWFLDGTRLAQLARDNGLSVSTSYRYLHEGLAVLAAGAPDLSTALERAKAAGLTHLNLDGTVIRTDRVAAPGPNGADLWWSGKHKHHGGNVQVIATPDGRPIWVSPVRPGREHDTTCARHHGLVEALNRIAAELDMPTLVDLGYENAGDGFRHPFKKPAGGELTEEQQTYNKVIRGIHGVCERANSLLKTTFKALRRVSLDPSRITKIAAAALVLLQLEYDRTI from the coding sequence GTGCCGACCAGTGTCACATACACCGCCGTGCTCGATGTGAGGCGGTCCACCGCCGAGCACCTGGCCGGTCTCCTGCGCGACCACCGAATCGTGGCCAGGACCCGCAAGGGGCGACGCGCGCTGGGCTGCTTCAAGCAGGCCGTGCTCGTGCTGCGCTGGTTCCTCGACGGCACCCGACTGGCCCAACTCGCCCGCGACAACGGCCTGTCGGTCTCCACCTCCTACCGCTACCTCCACGAAGGACTGGCCGTCCTGGCCGCCGGCGCACCGGACCTGTCCACCGCGCTGGAGCGTGCGAAGGCAGCCGGGCTGACGCATCTGAACCTCGACGGTACGGTCATCCGCACGGACCGCGTCGCCGCCCCGGGCCCCAACGGCGCAGACCTCTGGTGGTCCGGAAAACACAAGCACCATGGCGGGAACGTGCAGGTCATCGCCACCCCGGACGGCCGGCCGATCTGGGTCTCGCCCGTACGGCCGGGCCGGGAACACGACACCACCTGCGCCCGCCACCACGGGCTGGTCGAGGCACTCAACCGCATCGCGGCCGAACTGGACATGCCGACCCTGGTCGACCTCGGCTACGAGAACGCCGGCGACGGCTTCCGCCATCCCTTCAAGAAGCCCGCCGGAGGCGAGCTGACCGAGGAGCAACAGACGTACAACAAGGTCATCCGCGGCATCCACGGCGTCTGCGAGCGCGCCAACTCCCTGCTCAAGACGACCTTCAAGGCCCTGCGCAGGGTCAGCCTCGACCCCAGCCGTATCACGAAGATCGCCGCCGCAGCCCTCGTCCTGCTCCAACTCGAATACGACCGCACCATCTGA
- a CDS encoding DoxX family protein has translation MTCYDRRDLGLLLLRLGTGGALAAHGAQKLFGWFGGGGIEGTGQFMEDIGYAPGRVSATTAGLAEAGGGALLALGLATPAAGAAAAGAMAGAAAVHAPNGFFNQEGGYEHAATLGLTAAGLAVTGPGRLSLDHALGHSADRDWMVVVAFAATAAATTVVVGARSRRLRRAREGEQEVLFA, from the coding sequence GTGACCTGTTACGACCGACGTGATCTGGGCCTGCTGCTGCTCCGGCTGGGGACGGGGGGTGCCCTGGCGGCACACGGCGCACAGAAGCTGTTCGGCTGGTTCGGCGGGGGCGGAATCGAGGGCACCGGCCAGTTCATGGAGGACATCGGCTACGCACCGGGCAGGGTCAGCGCGACGACGGCGGGCCTCGCGGAGGCGGGCGGCGGCGCGCTGCTCGCGCTCGGCCTCGCCACTCCGGCGGCGGGTGCGGCGGCGGCCGGGGCGATGGCGGGCGCGGCCGCCGTGCACGCGCCCAACGGCTTCTTCAACCAGGAGGGCGGCTACGAGCATGCCGCGACCCTGGGTCTGACGGCGGCCGGCCTCGCCGTCACCGGGCCCGGCCGTCTCTCGCTGGACCACGCCCTCGGTCACTCGGCCGACCGGGACTGGATGGTCGTCGTGGCCTTCGCCGCGACCGCGGCAGCCACGACGGTGGTTGTGGGTGCACGCAGCCGACGCCTGCGCAGGGCGCGGGAGGGCGAACAGGAAGTCCTGTTCGCCTGA
- a CDS encoding Gfo/Idh/MocA family protein, whose translation MTGQNVRWGILATGGMAATFTADLVDLVDAEVVAVASRSPEPAKAFAERFGIPRAYGDWESLARDEEIDIVYVATPHSAHRAAAGLCLEAGRNVLCEKPFTLNAREATELTGLARDRGRFLMEAMWMYCHPMVRRLKALIDDGAIGEVRTVQADFGLAANVPASHRLRDPALGGGALLDLGVYPVSFTQLLLGEPSDVVAKATLSEERVDLQTGALLSWENGAVASVHCSIVGGTATSASVTGSEGRIDIPYGFFFPDRFVLHREGRDAEEFTADPADGARNTLKHEAAEAMRALRAGETESPLVPLDGTLAVMRTLDVIRARIGVRYPGEAD comes from the coding sequence ATGACAGGGCAGAACGTGCGCTGGGGAATTCTGGCGACGGGCGGGATGGCCGCGACGTTCACGGCGGATCTGGTGGATCTGGTGGATGCGGAGGTCGTGGCGGTGGCCTCGCGGTCGCCGGAGCCGGCCAAGGCGTTCGCCGAGCGGTTCGGGATACCGCGGGCGTACGGCGACTGGGAGTCGCTCGCGCGGGACGAGGAGATCGACATCGTCTACGTCGCCACCCCGCACTCGGCGCACCGGGCCGCGGCCGGACTGTGCCTGGAGGCCGGGCGGAACGTGCTGTGCGAGAAGCCGTTCACCCTCAACGCGCGCGAGGCGACGGAACTGACCGGCCTGGCACGCGACCGGGGACGCTTCCTGATGGAGGCCATGTGGATGTACTGCCACCCCATGGTGCGGCGGCTGAAGGCGCTGATCGACGACGGCGCGATCGGCGAAGTACGCACAGTGCAGGCCGACTTCGGGCTGGCGGCGAACGTCCCCGCGTCGCATCGGCTGCGGGACCCGGCACTGGGCGGCGGCGCGCTCCTGGACCTCGGCGTGTATCCGGTGTCGTTCACGCAGTTGCTGCTCGGGGAGCCGTCGGACGTCGTGGCGAAGGCCACGCTCTCGGAGGAGAGGGTCGACCTCCAGACGGGCGCGCTGCTCTCCTGGGAGAACGGGGCCGTCGCGTCGGTGCACTGCTCCATCGTCGGCGGTACCGCGACCTCCGCGTCGGTCACCGGTTCCGAGGGCCGGATCGACATCCCGTACGGTTTCTTCTTCCCCGACCGGTTCGTGCTGCACCGGGAGGGCCGGGACGCCGAGGAGTTCACCGCGGACCCGGCGGACGGAGCCCGCAACACCCTCAAGCACGAGGCTGCCGAGGCGATGCGCGCCCTGCGGGCCGGTGAGACCGAGTCCCCGCTCGTCCCACTGGACGGCACGCTCGCGGTGATGCGGACGCTCGACGTGATCCGGGCCCGCATCGGCGTCCGCTACCCCGGGGAAGCCGACTGA
- a CDS encoding multidrug effflux MFS transporter: protein MAEGRESIFTTTSSTASGTAASTATAGKGSRRGNPVRVTGATRATLLVTLILGSLTATAPLAVDMYLPALPEVTRSLGSAASTVQLTLTACLAGMALGQLVVGPMSDRWGRRRPLLVGLAAYVVTTALCAIAPSVELLIAFRLAQGLSGAAGIVIARAVARDLYDGVAMARFFSTLMLVSGVAPIVAPLIGGQVLRVTDWRGVFVVLTALGVLMAAVVWVKLPETLEPADRHRGGVGEALGSMRRLLADRAFTGYVLTGGFAFACLFAYVAASPFVVQEIYGASPQTFSLLFGINSVGLVIMGQINGKVLVGRVRLDRVLGLGLAVVVTASTAVLLMALGVFGDVGLVPTAVALFVLVSAMGITMPNTQALALMRIKHSAGSASALLGTSSFLIGAIASPLVGIAGEDTAVPMGVVQLTAALVASACFLGMCRPWRGRAATDDGITLRPRAAGGSSTAGGTNGTTGTERAEAGS, encoded by the coding sequence ATGGCCGAGGGCAGGGAGTCCATATTCACCACGACATCGAGTACGGCGTCGGGCACGGCCGCCTCGACAGCCACCGCGGGCAAGGGGAGCCGCCGCGGGAACCCGGTACGGGTGACCGGGGCGACCCGGGCGACCCTCCTGGTCACGCTCATCCTGGGCAGCCTGACCGCCACCGCCCCGCTGGCGGTGGACATGTACCTCCCCGCGCTCCCCGAGGTCACCCGGTCACTGGGGTCGGCCGCGTCCACCGTCCAGCTCACCCTCACCGCCTGCCTGGCCGGTATGGCGCTCGGGCAGCTGGTGGTGGGGCCGATGAGCGACCGGTGGGGGCGCCGCCGGCCGCTGCTCGTCGGTCTCGCCGCCTACGTCGTCACCACCGCGCTGTGTGCGATCGCGCCCAGCGTGGAACTCCTCATCGCCTTCCGGCTGGCCCAGGGCCTCTCGGGCGCGGCCGGCATCGTCATCGCGCGGGCGGTGGCCCGTGACCTGTACGACGGCGTGGCCATGGCCCGCTTCTTCTCCACCCTGATGCTGGTCTCCGGCGTCGCCCCGATCGTCGCGCCGCTGATCGGCGGGCAGGTGCTGCGGGTGACGGACTGGCGGGGCGTCTTCGTCGTCCTCACCGCCCTCGGCGTCCTGATGGCGGCCGTGGTGTGGGTGAAGCTGCCGGAGACGCTGGAGCCCGCCGACCGTCACCGCGGCGGGGTCGGCGAGGCGCTGGGCTCGATGCGCAGGCTGCTCGCCGACCGGGCCTTCACCGGCTACGTCCTCACCGGCGGCTTCGCCTTCGCCTGCCTCTTCGCCTATGTCGCCGCCTCCCCGTTCGTCGTCCAGGAGATCTACGGGGCCTCACCGCAGACGTTCAGCCTGCTGTTCGGGATCAACTCGGTGGGCCTGGTGATCATGGGCCAGATCAACGGCAAGGTGCTGGTCGGCAGGGTCCGGCTGGACCGGGTGCTCGGCCTCGGCCTGGCCGTCGTCGTGACCGCCTCGACCGCGGTGCTGCTGATGGCGCTGGGCGTGTTCGGGGACGTCGGGCTGGTGCCGACGGCCGTCGCGCTGTTCGTGCTGGTGTCCGCCATGGGCATCACCATGCCCAACACCCAGGCGCTCGCCCTGATGCGGATCAAGCACTCCGCGGGCTCCGCGTCCGCCCTGCTCGGCACGTCGTCCTTCCTCATCGGTGCCATCGCCTCCCCGCTGGTCGGGATCGCGGGCGAGGACACCGCCGTTCCGATGGGCGTCGTCCAACTGACCGCCGCCCTGGTGGCATCGGCCTGCTTCCTGGGAATGTGCCGTCCCTGGCGCGGGCGCGCAGCCACGGACGACGGAATCACCCTGCGTCCCCGCGCGGCCGGCGGAAGCAGCACAGCCGGCGGAACCAACGGAACCACTGGCACCGAGAGAGCGGAGGCGGGCAGCTGA
- a CDS encoding serine hydrolase domain-containing protein translates to MRRGTPERAGLDPRELAALVREVRARTDGEHPWAAGAVVVAGRGPVLAVQEAAGWAVRYAAYDERAGAPLELPPGDRVPMTVDTPFDLASLTKLFTSVAAVQQVERGTLGIDARVGSYLPDFPAAVRHRITVRQLLTHTSGLRPELPLYACADDVERLDRLRAERPTAVPGTYCYSDLNMLLLQHLLERLTGHTLDTLVRDGITRPLGMTATDFGPCPGAAATEDQRRPWARADRGMLRGEVHDENAWALGGVAGHAGLFSTGPDLAVFCRTLLAGGSYGPARILGPDFVDLLLAPPGLGFAVDQPWFMGELAGRGAAGHTGFTGTSLVLDRATDTYLVLLANTVHPRRPSTPSHAPRAAAATRVARAVRGK, encoded by the coding sequence CTGCGCCGCGGCACACCGGAACGGGCCGGGCTCGACCCCCGCGAACTCGCCGCCCTGGTCCGGGAGGTCCGCGCCCGCACCGACGGGGAACACCCCTGGGCCGCGGGCGCCGTCGTGGTCGCCGGCCGTGGCCCGGTGCTCGCCGTGCAGGAGGCGGCGGGCTGGGCCGTACGGTACGCGGCGTACGACGAGCGGGCCGGGGCCCCGCTGGAACTGCCGCCCGGCGACCGCGTGCCGATGACCGTGGACACTCCCTTCGACCTGGCGTCCCTGACCAAACTGTTCACCTCGGTGGCCGCCGTGCAGCAGGTCGAGCGCGGCACCCTGGGCATCGACGCCCGCGTGGGCTCGTACCTGCCGGACTTCCCGGCGGCCGTACGGCACCGCATCACCGTCCGGCAACTGCTCACCCACACCTCCGGGCTGCGCCCCGAACTCCCGCTGTACGCCTGCGCCGACGACGTCGAGCGCCTGGACCGGCTCCGCGCGGAGCGGCCGACCGCGGTGCCCGGCACGTACTGCTACTCCGACCTGAACATGCTGCTGCTCCAGCACCTCCTGGAGCGCCTCACCGGCCACACCCTCGACACGCTCGTCCGCGACGGCATCACCCGGCCGCTCGGCATGACCGCGACCGACTTCGGCCCCTGCCCGGGCGCGGCGGCCACCGAGGACCAGCGGCGGCCCTGGGCCAGGGCGGACCGGGGCATGCTGCGCGGCGAGGTGCACGACGAGAACGCCTGGGCGCTCGGCGGGGTCGCGGGCCACGCCGGTCTCTTCTCCACCGGCCCCGATCTGGCGGTTTTCTGCCGCACCCTGCTGGCGGGCGGCTCGTACGGCCCCGCACGCATCCTGGGCCCCGACTTCGTGGACCTGCTCCTCGCCCCACCGGGCCTGGGCTTCGCCGTGGACCAGCCGTGGTTCATGGGGGAGCTGGCCGGGCGGGGCGCGGCCGGCCACACCGGCTTCACCGGCACCTCCCTGGTCCTGGACCGCGCCACCGACACCTACCTCGTCCTCCTGGCCAACACCGTCCACCCCCGCCGCCCGTCGACCCCGTCCCACGCCCCCCGCGCCGCCGCAGCCACGCGCGTGGCCCGCGCGGTCCGGGGGAAGTGA
- a CDS encoding small ribosomal subunit Rsm22 family protein: MNAPAPASPADTLRGALAGLLDGLPPRQAAQAVDRLIATYRGATPTAAPILRDRADVAAYAAYRMPATFEAVRSALAAFADAVPGWTPGDHLDIGGGTGAAAWAASATWEGKRPVTVLDWAEPALALGRELAAAHPALADTRWQRSRIGAALPLGPADLVTVSYVLNELTGADRVALVDAAAGAARAVVIVEPGTPDGYARVIEARDRLIRAGFRAAAPCPHSAACPIVPGTDWCHFSARVSRSSLHRQVKGGSLAYEDEKFSYVAATRLPVSPAPSRVVRKPQIRKGQVLLDLCETDPALRRATVTKRHGDLYRAARDTDWGDPWPPPAGEAY, from the coding sequence GTGAACGCCCCCGCTCCCGCCTCGCCCGCCGACACCCTGCGCGGCGCGCTCGCCGGACTGCTCGACGGGCTTCCGCCGCGGCAGGCGGCGCAGGCCGTCGACCGGCTGATCGCCACCTACCGGGGCGCCACCCCGACCGCGGCGCCCATCCTGCGCGACCGCGCGGACGTCGCCGCGTACGCCGCGTACCGGATGCCCGCCACCTTCGAGGCCGTACGGTCCGCGCTGGCGGCTTTCGCCGACGCGGTGCCCGGCTGGACGCCCGGCGACCACCTCGACATCGGTGGCGGAACCGGCGCCGCGGCCTGGGCGGCGAGCGCCACCTGGGAGGGGAAGAGGCCGGTGACCGTCCTCGACTGGGCCGAGCCCGCCCTCGCCCTCGGCCGGGAACTCGCCGCCGCCCACCCCGCCCTCGCGGATACCCGCTGGCAGCGCTCCCGGATCGGCGCCGCGCTCCCCCTCGGGCCCGCCGACCTCGTCACCGTCTCCTACGTCCTCAACGAACTGACCGGCGCCGACCGCGTCGCCCTCGTCGACGCCGCCGCCGGTGCCGCTCGGGCCGTCGTGATCGTCGAACCCGGCACCCCCGACGGCTACGCCCGGGTCATCGAGGCTCGCGACCGGCTGATCCGGGCCGGTTTCCGGGCCGCCGCCCCCTGCCCGCACAGTGCTGCCTGCCCGATCGTCCCCGGCACGGACTGGTGTCACTTCTCGGCGCGGGTCAGCCGTTCCTCGCTGCACCGCCAGGTCAAGGGCGGTTCCCTCGCCTACGAGGACGAGAAGTTCAGCTACGTCGCCGCCACCCGCCTCCCGGTGAGCCCCGCCCCCTCCCGCGTCGTCCGCAAGCCGCAGATCCGCAAGGGCCAGGTCCTCCTCGACCTCTGCGAGACGGATCCGGCCCTGCGCCGCGCCACCGTCACCAAACGCCACGGCGACCTGTACCGGGCGGCCCGGGACACCGACTGGGGCGACCCCTGGCCGCCGCCGGCCGGC